One Verrucomicrobiota bacterium genomic window, CCCGATGCCCGCGCCACCGATCCTCACGGTGGAGCGTGCCGGGGAGGAACTGCGGTTGAGTTGGCCCGACGGCCCACGCGCTTGGCAACTTCAAGAAACCGAAAGACTCGAGCCCACCGCCACATGGAGTGCCTTCGAATTAACTCCCTCCGCGGTCGGCGGACGTCGGATATTGCTCATCCCTATGCGCGAACAGGCCCGATTCTTCCGGCTCAGCGACAAGGCTGCCGCGCGTTCATTGGAGGAGCGATAAGCCCCTCGACGTGGAGAGAAAGGCGAATCCCGGCGAATCGTCAAGGCGTCGAAACCACGGTTCGATAGAATTTGGTCCGGGATGGCGCGGGTTGTTCGAGGACGAAGTCGGTGCCGCTCAAGGGGTATCTCCATCCGTGCGAGGCCAGTGGTTCTTCTTTCCATTGGGGGTCGTCCAAACTTTCGCTCGAAAGCAAAATCACTCTTCGATTGGCAGGCCAAAAGAACTTCAGGCGAAGGCGTCCGCCCGTCGCATTCTCGATCGTCAGCCGCCATGGCAAGTCCTGATGGACCGGCGAACTTCGGTGGAGGTACTCTTCGAAATTGGACCTTCCGTCCCGGTCTGGATCCGCTTCGCGGCTCAGGTCGATCGGGGCGGGGCCGCCGAGAAAGGCTTCTGTCCAGGTGTCGAACGAGTTGTCGGCGGCTTCCTCGCGTATCCACTGCTGGATGAGGGCGGATCCTTCCGGATCCGCGATGGAGGTGGCCAGGGGAGGCATTTGACGCGCGCCCCTTTGCACAAGGCGGGTGTGGAGCTCTGATAACGGAATGGAGCCAGGCACCACAACACGACGGTCCGGTTCCAGCGCACTGTTCAAGCTTCCCCGAATGAGTCCTGCGAATTCGAAGGGGGTTTGCAGACGGGTGTCGAACAAGGCTCCGCCCGGTCCGCCGGGTCGATGGCAATAGGCACAATTGACATCAAGCCATGAGCGCGCTCTCCAAGTGAGGCTCGATTCTTGGTCGGAAGGCGGGACCAAAGCTGGAGCGGGCGCCTTGAGATCGGGGGATTGGCCCGGCGCGAAATATCCAGCCTCCGCCAGAGCGCCGATCTGGCCTTGATGATGCGGGAACGGGCCGGTCCCGTTCAGTTGAGCGGTGGTGAAGCTGAGGGATCCACCTGCCGCGGGGTTGTGGCAAGTCAGGCATTCCGCCCGTCCGGGATACCGCCAGCGTTGCGATCTTGTGTTTCCGCCGACATCGCGAATATCGAGAGATTCCTCCTCGCCCGCCTCGGCCACGAGAGTCGCGTCGGTTCGCGACGCGTTCCAGCGATAGGTGAAGCCGTGAACCCCGGAGGAGTTTCGCACGAGGAATCGGGTTTCCAATCTGCGACGGGAAGCAGAGTCGCCCGCCACCATGTCGATTTCGAAGTGTTTGATCCAAACCGTTCCGGGCGGAGTGATCCACTGACCCCATGTCTGGTAAGTCGCCGTGTCTTTCAATTCGGGGATGCTAAACCAGCGCTGTTTGCTCGCGCCATCGGACCAAAAGGCCAGGTTGATTTCGTACGGCATGACACCGGGTTGAGGATCGAGACTTCTCACATCACGAAAAGCACCGGTGTCGGAGAGTTTATCCGGAATGGCTGCGCCACTGAACCCCTCGCTGTAATCCAGCCGAACCAAATGGCCGGACGCGTGGTTGACGGCCAGGAGATCTCCATTGCGAGGGTCGACACCGAAGCCGGCGATATTGGCGTAGCCGACGAGCCGGGTGACAACCGGAGGACCGCCCCCAGGCGGTCGAACCAGCGACCACACATTGCCCGTCACATAATCCGCAAAAACATAGGCTCCGAAAAGTTGCGCCAGTCTGGACCCGCGATACACCCGCCCGCCCGTCACTGAAAACCCACCCGTGGCGCGATGGAGATAACTATGGAGCGGCGGCACATAGCCATGGATAGGGTTCGTGAGAAAGTCGGCGGGCGCGCCGGCCATCGGTCCGGCGATTTCCGCTTCACGAAAGGCCCATCCATGATTGGCTCCGGATCTCGAAACAGCCACGGTCTCCCGGGCGTCCTGACCCACGTCCCCCACCCAGAGCTCTCCCGTGGCGGAGTCGAAGGCCATGCGCCATGGATTGCGCAGCCCCACGGCCCAGAACTCCGTCCGCACCCGGGCCGGATCGACCGCGCGCTGGAGGAACGTCGTGGCGCCCACATAGGGATTGTCCGGAGGCACGCGATAATGTCCCAGGACGGCGGCGTGGGGGTTGGGGGGAAGAGAACCTGGCCGCTGATCGACGTCCAAGCGCAGGATTCCGGCGAAAAAATCGTTGGTGATCCGCTGGGAGTTGCGAAACTGGTCATTCGCTCCGCCCTCGTCCCCGAGAGCCACATAGAGATAGCCATCCGGGCCAAAATGGAGATCGCCCGCATTGTGATTCACCGCGTCATCCCGTTGTTGAATCAAGATCTTTTCGGAAGCGGGGTCCGCGGCGTGGGGATTTCCGGCCTGCACTCGGAACTCGCTCAGCCGGTTCTGGCGGGTATTGGAAGCGGTCGCGGTATAGAAAAGGAAAAAGCGCCCGTTCTCCGAGTATTTCGGATGAAACGCCAGGCCCAGCAGGCCCATTTCGTTGAAGTTATCGAGTCTCACGACGCGGGTGAGGTCGAGAAACACCGATCGAGTCGGGGCCGCCAGGTTCGTCACGACCGTCACCCGTCCCAACCGTTCCATGACGAACAGCCGGTTTGTTTCGTGAGGAGGCGTCGCCAAGCCAACGGCCGACGGAAATACCAGATCGGGAAACACCCTCGTCATGGTGTAACCGAAGCTGCCCGGCACCTGGGGCACACGCAGGCTCGTGGCCGCCTCGCGCTGACCGCCTTGGGCGCCAGGCTGAACTAGGCCGAGAAAGCAAGCGATCGCGAGGTAAAAGACGCGGGCAGGAAGAGAGGGGGTTGGGCGCATGAGTCTCAAAGTGGCGCGTCGTCGCGCCGGACCAAGATTCCACGAGGCGTGGCTCCGGGCAAATCCGCTTTCCATTTTTCGAGCGTTCGCGGAGCGTCCGGTTGACGCCGCGCCGGAATGCCTTTACTTAGCCCCATGCTGATTTCGATCGTCGTTCCTGCGTTCAACGAGGAGAAACTCCTGGGCGGAGTCCTGCGGCAGCTGCGGGAGGCGACGGGCGTCTTCTCCGAACGCGGCTGGCGATACGAACTCATCGTCTGCGACAACAACTCCACGGATCAAACGGCCGCCATCGCCACCGCCGGGGGCGCCCAAGTCGTCTTCGAGCCCGTCAATCAAATCGCCCGCGCCCGCAATCGCGGGGCTTCGATCGCGGCGGGGGAATGGCTGATCTTTGTCGATGCGGATTCCTGGCCTTCACCCGGGTTGTTCCACGCGGTGAGCGACGTGATCGAGCGGGGAGGAGTGGTGGGCGGCGGCGCCACGGTCTGCTTCGATGAACGGGTTTGGTGGATCGATTTTTTAA contains:
- a CDS encoding glycosyltransferase is translated as MPLLSPMLISIVVPAFNEEKLLGGVLRQLREATGVFSERGWRYELIVCDNNSTDQTAAIATAGGAQVVFEPVNQIARARNRGASIAAGEWLIFVDADSWPSPGLFHAVSDVIERGGVVGGGATVCFDERVWWIDFLTGIWNLASRGLGWAAGSFVFCDAAAFRAVGGFNQELYASEEIDLSQRLKAWGRNSGRRMRIIATHPLRTSARKVRWHGLGAYLALLARAMISPRRFARSRQACLFWYDGRR